One Hordeum vulgare subsp. vulgare chromosome 4H, MorexV3_pseudomolecules_assembly, whole genome shotgun sequence DNA window includes the following coding sequences:
- the LOC123446910 gene encoding FT-interacting protein 3: protein MVEMEEGARRRVVVEVCNARNLMPKDGQGTACAYAVVDFDGQRRRTATRPRDLNPHWGERLEFLLHHPDAMADTLELNVYNDKKAVAGTGSGRRGGTFLGKVKVAAASFARAGDEALVYYPLEKRSVFSQIKGEIGLKIWFVDDPPPAPAAAPAPAPEGEKAQADAPAPAAEEKKEPAEAAAAAAPAAAGEKKPEAAAPAEGKKAEDAKPEEKKAEDAGKKKSPEKGKKKDGDKPKDGEKPKEEGKKEVAVPPSPSKAPPPSPSKMQLATAGVAGDLEILPQTAAERSMASSGGGSASYDLVDRVPYLFVRLLKAKKNQDGGDKQPLYAQLCIGAHAVRTRAATAAGEWDQVFAFHKASLTASSLEVTVHEEAKKPEKEGEATPPDAHLGFVSFDLQEVPKRSPPDSALAPQWYTLEGHAEDGAPACDVMLAVWVGTQVDEAFQEAWQSDSGGNLVHTRSKAYLSPKLWYLRLSVIQAQDLRLPSPPDGKAKQFGPTFPELYVKAQLGAQVFKTGRIALGSAAAGASNPSWNEDLLFVAAEPFDPFLTVAVEDVFSGQPVGQARVPLSTVHRRSDDRVEPPSRWLNLCGDEARPYAGRVHVRVCLEGGYHVLDEAANVASDVRAASKQLSKPPVGMLEVGVRGASNLVPMKIAKDGASGSTDAYVVLKYGPKWARTRTILDQFNPRWNEQYAWDVFDPCTVLSIAVFDNARYKQQSADGKQQQHKDARIGKLRIRLSTLDTNRVYAINYALTAVHPVGVRKMGELELGIRFTCPSWLTLMQAYGSPLLPRMHYVKPLGPAQQDVLRHTAMRIVSGRLARSEPPLGPEVVQYMLDTDTHAWSMRRSKANWFRVVGCLSHVATAVRWGHRVRTWEHSPTTVLVHMLLVAVVLCPEMILPTVCLYLFLVLLWRYRWRPREPAGMDPRLSHVDSVSPDELDEEFDGLPSGRPADVVRMRYDRLRAVAGRAQTLLGDVAAQGERVEALLSWRDPRATGVFAVACLLTALVLYAVPFKALLLGMGFFYLRHPRFRGDMPSAAFNFFRRLPSLSDRVL from the coding sequence ATGGTGGagatggaggagggggcgcggcggcgggtggtggtggaggtgtgcAACGCGCGGAACCTGATGCCCAAGGACGGGCAGGGCACGGCGTGCGCCTACGCCGTCGTCGACTTCGACGGCCAGCGCCGCCGCACCGCCACCCGCCCGCGCGACCTCAACCCGCACTGGGGCGAGCGGCTCGagttcctcctccaccaccccgacGCCATGGCCGACACGCTCGAGCTCAACGTGTATAACGACAAGAAGGCCGTCGCCGGGACCGGGTCCGGCCGCCGCGGGGGCACCTTCCTCGGCAAGGTCAAggtcgccgccgcctccttcgCCAGGGCCGGGGACGAGGCGCTCGTCTACTACCCGCTCGAGAAGCGCAGCGTCTTCTCGCAGATCAAGGGCGAGATCGGCCTCAAGATTTGGTTCGTCGACGACCCCCCGCCCGCCCCTGCTGCTGCCCCTGCTCCCGCGCCGGAGGGGGAGAAGGCTCAGGCCGATGCCCCTGCTCCTGCcgccgaggagaagaaggagccggccgaggctgctgctgctgctgctcctgctgctgcggGAGAGAAGAAGCCGGAGGCTGCGGCGCCCGCGGAAGGGAAGAAGGCAGAGGACGCCAAACCAGAGGAGAAGAAGGCAGAGGACGCGGGTAAGAAGAAGTCGccggagaaggggaagaagaaggacggCGACAAGCCCAAAGACGGCGAGAAgcccaaggaggagggcaagaaggaggtggcggtgcctccttcTCCGTCCAAGGCCCCGCCACCCTCGCCGTCCAAGATGCAGCTGGCCACGGCCGGAGTCGCCGGTGATCTCGAGATCCTTCCCCAGACTGCCGCCGAGCGGAGCATGGCCTCCTCGGGTGGCGGCAGCGCGTCGTACGACCTGGTGGATCGCGTGCCTTACCTGTTCGTCCGGCTTCTCAAGGCCAAGAAGAATCAGGACGGCGGCGACAAGCAGCCGCTGTACGCGCAGCTCTGCATCGGCGCTCACGCCGTGCGGACTCGAGCCGCCACGGCCGCCGGCGAGTGGGACCAGGTGTTCGCGTTCCACAAGGCCAGCCTCACCGCATCCTCCCTGGAGGTCACCGTCCACGAGGAGGCCAAGAAACCGGAGAAGGAGGGCGAGGCCACCCCGCCGGACGCACACCTCGGCTTCGTCTCCTTCGACCTGCAGGAGGTCCCCAAGCGATCGCCGCCGGACAGCGCGCTCGCGCCGCAGTGGTACACCCTGGAGGGGCACGCCGAGGACGGCGCCCCTGCCTGCGACGTGATGCTCGCCGTGTGGGTGGGCACGCAGGTGGACGAGGCGTTCCAGGAAGCGTGGCAGTCCGACTCCGGCGGCAACCTGGTGCACACCCGCTCCAAGGCGTACCTGTCCCCCAAGCTATGGTACCTCCGCCTCAGCGTCATCCAGGCGCAGGACCTgcgcctgccgtcgccgccggACGGCAAGGCGAAGCAGTTCGGGCCCACCTTCCCGGAGCTGTACGTGAAGGCGCAGCTGGGCGCCCAGGTGTTCAAGACCGGCCGCATCGCGCTCGGCAGCGCAGCGGCCGGGGCGTCCAACCCGAGCTGGAACGAGGACCTGCTGTTCGTCGCCGCCGAGCCGTTCGACCCTTTCCTGACGGTCGCCGTGGAGGACGTCTTCTCCGGGCAGCCGGTGGGGCAGGCGCGCGTGCCGCTGTCCACGGTGCACCGGCGGTCCGACGACCGGGTGGAGCCGCCGTCACGGTGGCTGAACCTGTGCGGCGACGAGGCCCGGCCGTACGCCGGGCGGGTGCACGTGCGCGTGTGCCTGGAGGGCGGGTACCACGTGCTGGACGAGGCGGCGAACGTGGCGAGCGACGTGCGCGCGGCGTCGAAGCAGCTGTCGAAGCCGCCGGTGGGGATGCTGGAGGTGGGCGTCCGCGGCGCGTCCAacctggtgccgatgaagatcgcAAAGGACGGCGCGAGCGGGTCGACGGACGCCTACGTGGTGCTCAAGTACGGGCCCAAGTGGGCGCGCACGCGCACCATCCTCGACCAGTTCAACCCGCGGTGGAACGAGCAGTACGCGTGGGACGTGTTCGACCCATGCACCGTGCTCTCCATCGCCGTCTTCGACAACGCCAGGTACAAGCAGCAGAGCGCCGACgggaagcagcagcagcacaagGACGCGCGCATCGGGAAGCTCCGCATCCGGCTGTCGACGCTGGACACGAACCGGGTGTACGCCATCAACTACGCGCTCACGGCGGTGCACCCGGTGGGCGTGCGCAAGATGGGCGAGCTGGAGCTGGGCATCCGGTTCACCTGCCCGTCGTGGCTGACGCTGATGCAGGCGTACGGGAGCCCGCTGCTGCCgcggatgcactacgtgaagccgcTGGGGCCGGCGCAGCAGGACGTGCTGCGGCACACGGCGATGCGCATCGTGTCGGGCCGGCTGGCGCGGTCGGAGCCGCCGCTGGGGCCGGAGGTGGTGCAGTACATGCTGGACACGGACACGCACGCCTGGAGCATGCGCCGGAGCAAGGCCAACTGGTTCCGCGTCGTGGGCTGCCTCTCCCACGTCGCCACGGCGGTGCGGTGGGGCCACCGGGTGCGCACGTGGGAGCACTCGCCGACCACCGTGCTCGTCCACATGCTGCTCGTCGCCGTCGTGCTCTGCCCGGAGATGATCCTGCCCACCGTCTGCCTCTACCTCTTCCTCGTCCTGCTCTGGCGCTACCGGTGGCGCCCGCGCGAGCCGGCCGGCATGGACCCGCGGCTGTCGCACGTGGACAGCGTGAGCCCCGACGAGCTGGACGAGGAGTTCGACGGGCTCCCCTCGGGCCGCCCCGCCGACGTGGTGCGGATGCGGTACGACCGGCTGCGCGCCGTGGCCGGGCGCGCGCAGACGCTTCTCGGCGACGTGGCCGCGCAGGGGGAGCGCGTGGAGGCGCTGCTGTCGTGGCGCGACCCGCGAGCGACGGGGGTGTTCGCCGTGGCCTGCCTGCTGACGGCGCTGGTGCTCTACGCCGTGCCCTTCAAGGCGCTGCTGCTGGGCATGGGCTTCTTCTACCTCCGGCACCCCAGGTTCCGCGGCGACATGCCGTCCGCCGCATTCAACTTCTTCCGCCGCCTGCCGTCGCTGTCCGACCGGGTGCTCTAG